In Methanobacterium paludis, the following proteins share a genomic window:
- a CDS encoding MBL fold metallo-hydrolase — MEVYPGIHHIQRVSNSYLVVDEDIMLIDTGMPGNSSKIIDYVQNTLKRDPNDIKTIVLTHHHFDHVGSVEKLKNITGASVAAHKLDANYINGTKSRPGPLLLRTATNIMKMVSRTKPIQPDILLKDGNIIKRYHVIHTPGHTPGSICLYNPENRVIFVGDNLRQSKGGMIKGPVPKYTPDMDLAKNSIKKLGDLDIDVILTGHNSPITSDASSKLKEYLKTI; from the coding sequence ATGGAAGTTTATCCTGGAATACATCATATTCAACGCGTATCCAACAGTTATCTGGTCGTGGATGAAGATATAATGCTCATAGATACAGGAATGCCTGGTAACTCCAGTAAAATTATTGATTACGTGCAGAACACCCTTAAGCGGGACCCAAATGATATAAAGACCATAGTGTTAACCCACCACCATTTCGACCATGTTGGAAGTGTGGAAAAGCTTAAAAATATCACAGGTGCCAGTGTTGCAGCCCATAAACTCGATGCTAATTACATCAACGGAACAAAAAGTCGTCCAGGACCTTTATTGCTGAGAACAGCCACAAACATAATGAAAATGGTCTCAAGAACAAAACCCATACAACCCGACATTCTCCTGAAAGATGGTAATATTATAAAAAGATATCATGTTATACACACACCAGGACATACTCCTGGAAGTATCTGCCTTTACAACCCTGAAAACAGGGTTATTTTTGTAGGCGACAACCTCCGGCAATCTAAAGGTGGAATGATTAAAGGACCCGTTCCCAAGTATACCCCAGATATGGATCTAGCTAAAAATTCCATTAAAAAACTGGGAGATCTGGATATTGACGTTATTTTAACTGGCCACAACTCACCGATCACATCTGATGCATCGTCCAAATTAAAAGAGTACCTTAAAACAATTTAA
- a CDS encoding alpha/beta hydrolase, which yields MDIKRDLIEGEEFKLPCIQFTPSKSKGAAVIVHGYGGSKEEQLGLAWRVALKGITTCAIDIRGHGENPNSLDRNILTDLEVAISYCRQFGKVAAIGHSLGGRLALVSSADYAVGISPALGSIYSSETQNALKWKRDYRVKADSPDLIFDVFSGLPIWKPEDDRKLIDHTLIVYGSRDMPDIMASCKELKSDGLSVIQIDDALHNDIYNIEATFEVVTGKIGEWFDLRQ from the coding sequence ATGGATATTAAAAGAGATCTGATAGAGGGTGAGGAATTCAAATTACCTTGCATCCAGTTTACACCTTCCAAATCAAAGGGTGCTGCAGTGATTGTCCATGGCTACGGCGGTTCCAAGGAAGAACAGCTGGGACTGGCATGGCGCGTGGCTTTAAAGGGCATTACAACGTGTGCAATTGACATCAGGGGCCATGGAGAAAATCCGAACTCTTTGGATAGGAATATTCTTACGGACCTTGAAGTTGCCATATCATATTGTAGACAGTTTGGAAAGGTTGCAGCAATAGGACATTCTTTAGGAGGGCGTCTTGCACTTGTAAGCAGTGCAGATTATGCAGTCGGAATCTCGCCGGCCCTCGGCAGTATTTACAGCAGTGAAACTCAAAATGCTCTTAAATGGAAAAGGGATTACAGGGTGAAAGCAGATTCTCCAGATCTTATTTTTGATGTGTTTTCTGGCCTTCCCATATGGAAACCTGAAGATGACCGCAAACTCATAGATCACACACTCATAGTTTACGGCTCACGCGACATGCCAGACATAATGGCCAGCTGCAAGGAATTAAAATCCGATGGTTTGTCTGTTATTCAGATAGATGACGCACTCCACAACGATATTTACAATATTGAGGCAACCTTTGAGGTTGTGACTGGAAAGATTGGGGAATGGTTTGATTTAAGGCAATGA
- a CDS encoding CDP-alcohol phosphatidyltransferase family protein, which translates to MFNKSFIPSGITSLRLIAAPIFFYTILSELYLFSLMVFVFACATDLLDGYIARRTDSTSNIGAYLDVTADFILIVVCFLAYIIIGWYDPLILVLITMMFALFVVTSGLKTPVYDPVGKYLGAFLMLTILLSLLFPEQVLRQLLIILLALFSLASIISRLFIFLRRYNASS; encoded by the coding sequence ATGTTTAATAAATCATTCATTCCATCGGGGATAACTTCCCTTAGGTTAATAGCAGCTCCCATATTTTTTTACACGATTTTAAGTGAACTATATCTATTTTCCTTAATGGTATTTGTTTTTGCATGTGCTACAGATTTGTTGGATGGTTATATTGCCAGAAGAACCGATTCAACTTCGAATATAGGGGCATATCTGGACGTAACAGCTGATTTCATTTTGATAGTTGTATGTTTTCTGGCTTATATTATCATTGGCTGGTACGACCCTTTGATTCTTGTACTCATCACCATGATGTTCGCACTTTTTGTTGTCACATCTGGCCTTAAAACACCGGTTTATGATCCTGTAGGTAAATATTTAGGGGCTTTTCTTATGTTAACGATCCTTTTGTCACTTTTATTTCCTGAACAGGTCTTAAGACAACTTTTAATAATACTACTCGCATTGTTCTCACTGGCATCGATAATAAGTCGTTTATTCATCTTTTTGCGCAGATATAATGCTTCTAGCTAA
- a CDS encoding GyrI-like domain-containing protein, whose product MKIELKTVKEHQVAFICYKGSYEKIPELLGKVVEFLMRKNMQIQIPVYGAYFNSPHEVPPEELEWEVGAAFLGEAEPEGDIKIKKVPEHEAVSTVFKGPYGEAASVYGSLFEYAAKNNLQIAGPVEEIYLNSPDEVPESELLTEVQFPVVKR is encoded by the coding sequence ATGAAAATAGAATTAAAAACTGTAAAAGAACACCAAGTAGCCTTTATATGTTATAAAGGCAGCTATGAGAAGATCCCGGAACTTCTGGGAAAAGTTGTTGAGTTTTTGATGAGGAAAAACATGCAGATCCAGATACCAGTTTACGGAGCATACTTCAACAGCCCCCATGAAGTACCTCCTGAAGAACTGGAATGGGAAGTTGGAGCAGCGTTCCTTGGTGAAGCAGAGCCTGAAGGTGACATCAAGATAAAAAAAGTTCCAGAACATGAAGCTGTATCAACAGTATTTAAAGGGCCATATGGTGAAGCAGCATCTGTTTACGGGAGTTTATTTGAGTACGCAGCTAAAAATAACCTTCAAATAGCTGGACCCGTGGAAGAGATCTATTTGAACAGTCCAGATGAGGTTCCAGAAAGCGAACTTTTAACAGAGGTTCAGTTTCCTGTGGTGAAAAGATAA
- a CDS encoding RDD family protein: protein MLCGECGEINIQNAKFCQNCGAELDFKPELASLGNRVAAFLLDLLITYAICFGVAIGLIIVLGGLQFDETISDFTYLINVIIFFGYFILLEGRLGGGQTIGKRFIHIKVVKEEDVDVMGYTQSFVRNILRIIDGLFFYIVGIILIDSSDKNQRLGDRAAHTLVIKEK, encoded by the coding sequence ATGTTATGTGGTGAATGTGGGGAAATTAATATACAAAATGCTAAATTCTGTCAAAATTGTGGGGCAGAACTTGATTTTAAACCGGAATTAGCGAGTTTAGGTAATAGGGTAGCTGCTTTCTTGTTGGACTTGTTAATAACATATGCTATCTGTTTTGGTGTAGCAATAGGTTTAATAATTGTCTTGGGCGGGCTTCAATTTGATGAAACCATTTCTGATTTTACTTATTTAATTAATGTTATAATCTTTTTCGGGTACTTCATCCTTTTGGAAGGACGTTTAGGTGGCGGTCAGACCATTGGAAAAAGGTTTATTCATATTAAGGTTGTAAAAGAGGAAGATGTGGACGTAATGGGTTACACTCAAAGTTTTGTAAGGAACATCCTGAGGATAATAGATGGTTTATTCTTTTACATAGTGGGAATCATTTTGATAGATTCAAGTGATAAGAATCAAAGGTTGGGAGACCGTGCAGCCCATACACTGGTAATAAAAGAAAAATAA
- a CDS encoding DHA2 family efflux MFS transporter permease subunit, translating to MVDTFRSDIAKQSFNNRFKILIIVLTAMFMAVLNTNIVNVALPTITSFYNVPVGLSQWVITGYQVTATVTPLIFAKLSDYTGKSRLFIIGFSVFTVSSLACGLSTSLTELIIFRIVQALGGSMVLSINLAILMQIFPSYERGRVMGYFTAIIGFGMLMGPTIGGFIIDTMGWAYIFFVNLPIGIALLIPAFKYLKIEEYENKARYEDYLGAILFIISITTFFMVLNEISNAPLNLSSVAFYSAVCALTFLAFILREIRIQKPFLDISIFKIWSFTLPNISLLLYFTSTFILVLIQPFYFEGVMNFSPAKVGLVASVMPLAMMISSPVSGRIYDSLKLKKNVWIVGNYAMIGVAVMGIAYIVCGYAFTKANFILLLTTFVVAGLCRSIFQGPNNLDIMGALPPERSALASSITVTTQSFGLALGTAMGTLLLSVFLFATGYSGNVAQAGAGILEGICGNIMYISGILCFVGAVLSYKKIK from the coding sequence ATGGTAGATACTTTTAGAAGTGACATTGCAAAACAATCATTCAATAATCGTTTCAAAATATTGATAATCGTTCTGACTGCCATGTTCATGGCGGTTCTTAACACAAACATAGTAAACGTTGCTCTTCCAACCATAACCAGTTTTTACAACGTTCCTGTTGGACTTTCCCAGTGGGTGATCACAGGTTATCAGGTTACAGCCACTGTAACGCCTTTAATATTTGCCAAACTATCAGATTATACTGGAAAATCCCGGCTTTTCATAATCGGCTTTTCTGTGTTTACAGTAAGTTCCCTTGCCTGCGGACTTTCAACATCCCTAACAGAACTCATAATATTCAGAATTGTGCAGGCTCTGGGAGGATCCATGGTTTTAAGCATCAACCTGGCAATTCTCATGCAAATTTTCCCATCCTATGAGAGAGGAAGGGTTATGGGATACTTTACCGCCATAATAGGCTTTGGAATGTTAATGGGACCAACAATCGGAGGTTTCATAATTGACACCATGGGATGGGCTTACATTTTCTTTGTGAACCTGCCAATCGGCATCGCCCTTCTCATACCTGCCTTCAAATACCTGAAAATAGAGGAGTATGAAAACAAAGCAAGATATGAGGATTATCTCGGTGCTATACTCTTTATTATTTCCATTACAACTTTCTTCATGGTTTTAAATGAAATTTCCAATGCACCTCTTAACCTGTCTTCGGTTGCATTTTACTCTGCTGTATGTGCATTGACATTTTTAGCCTTTATATTACGGGAAATAAGAATTCAAAAACCGTTTCTTGATATTTCCATCTTCAAAATTTGGAGTTTCACCCTGCCAAATATCAGTCTCCTTCTTTACTTCACCTCCACATTCATCCTAGTACTTATACAGCCATTCTACTTCGAGGGCGTTATGAACTTTTCTCCAGCAAAGGTTGGACTTGTTGCCTCTGTAATGCCCCTGGCTATGATGATAAGCTCACCTGTAAGTGGGAGGATTTATGACAGTCTGAAACTCAAAAAAAATGTATGGATTGTGGGAAATTATGCCATGATTGGAGTTGCAGTTATGGGCATTGCATACATTGTCTGCGGCTATGCATTCACCAAAGCCAACTTTATTCTGTTACTTACAACCTTTGTAGTTGCAGGACTCTGCCGTTCCATATTTCAAGGCCCTAACAATCTGGACATCATGGGGGCACTTCCACCTGAAAGGAGTGCCCTTGCATCGAGTATAACCGTTACCACACAGAGCTTTGGACTGGCTCTGGGTACTGCAATGGGAACTCTCCTTCTTTCTGTATTCTTATTTGCAACAGGATACTCTGGAAACGTAGCGCAGGCGGGTGCCGGTATTCTTGAGGGAATATGTGGAAACATAATGTACATAAGCGGTATTTTATGTTTTGTAGGGGCTGTTTTATCGTATAAAAAAATAAAATAA
- a CDS encoding MBL fold metallo-hydrolase — MKKWITHGNHTISQVLEGRSNSFLISKGNIHVLVDTGRINSWKNLEEKLDCILEGDRLSALVLTHTHFDHVENAAKIKEKYNPKIITHKSEAEYLGRGNTPLPAGTNFITRFIMNLGKRMQLNYNYESVACDIMVDEKYDLNPLGINAYIIYTPGHSPGSISVIVDDEIAIVGDAMFGVFGGSVFPPFADDIKVMVDSWDKLLKTGSQLFIPGHGQERSRKLLQNQFDRYKERNGF, encoded by the coding sequence ATGAAAAAATGGATTACCCATGGCAACCACACGATTTCTCAGGTTTTAGAAGGTAGAAGCAACTCTTTTTTAATTTCAAAAGGAAACATCCATGTTCTTGTTGATACAGGCAGAATAAACTCGTGGAAAAACCTTGAAGAAAAACTCGACTGCATACTTGAAGGGGACAGGTTATCGGCACTGGTACTGACCCACACCCACTTTGACCACGTTGAAAATGCTGCAAAAATAAAAGAAAAATACAACCCTAAAATAATTACCCACAAAAGTGAGGCAGAATATTTAGGACGTGGAAATACTCCACTACCTGCGGGCACCAATTTCATCACCAGATTCATCATGAACTTGGGAAAGAGAATGCAGTTGAATTACAACTATGAATCTGTTGCCTGTGATATTATGGTGGATGAAAAATATGATCTAAATCCCCTGGGAATTAATGCGTACATCATCTATACTCCAGGTCATTCTCCGGGATCTATAAGTGTTATAGTTGATGATGAAATAGCCATTGTGGGTGATGCCATGTTTGGAGTTTTCGGAGGGTCTGTATTTCCTCCATTTGCCGATGATATAAAGGTGATGGTTGATAGCTGGGATAAACTTCTAAAAACAGGTTCTCAACTTTTCATACCAGGACATGGGCAAGAAAGGAGCAGAAAGTTACTGCAGAATCAATTTGACAGATATAAAGAAAGAAATGGGTTCTAA
- a CDS encoding MarR family winged helix-turn-helix transcriptional regulator, producing MKDSEELKAEYSVERLEMEKYMLVVLFLIQQRWGYIINKEFAKDKITTKQWLMMVVIGNAFEHDPSMQEVADAMSTTHQNVKQLATRLEARGFLKIERDKSNKRILRLKFTEECQRYWEKRNEDDVKSVSALFESLGDTEVKNLFEIMSKLEKLSENLYKEAKTYKLG from the coding sequence ATGAAAGATTCAGAGGAACTCAAAGCGGAGTACAGTGTTGAAAGACTTGAAATGGAGAAATATATGTTGGTGGTCCTGTTTTTGATACAGCAGCGTTGGGGCTACATAATAAACAAAGAATTTGCCAAGGACAAAATAACGACCAAACAGTGGCTGATGATGGTTGTAATAGGAAACGCCTTCGAACATGACCCTTCTATGCAGGAAGTGGCCGATGCAATGAGCACCACACATCAAAATGTTAAACAGCTCGCCACCAGGTTGGAGGCAAGGGGATTCTTAAAAATAGAGCGGGATAAAAGCAACAAACGCATATTAAGGTTGAAATTCACTGAGGAGTGTCAAAGATACTGGGAGAAAAGAAATGAAGACGATGTTAAATCGGTGTCTGCACTCTTCGAATCCCTGGGTGATACTGAAGTCAAGAATTTATTTGAAATAATGAGTAAACTTGAAAAATTATCTGAAAATTTATATAAAGAAGCTAAAACTTATAAACTTGGATAA
- a CDS encoding GyrI-like domain-containing protein — MEIELKDVRKKQVAYIFHVGSIEELSDLMGEVVGWVMSEGLQITGPPYGIYYSVPSETPPEQMKYEVGIPFIGEVKPEGKVKVKKIPDQTVLSVVHRGPYHEVGPTYAALMDHVMKEGYEVVGAPVEIYLNSPMEFPEIELMTEIQFPVVKKESC; from the coding sequence GTGGAAATCGAGCTTAAAGACGTTAGAAAGAAGCAAGTTGCCTATATTTTCCACGTAGGGTCTATTGAGGAGTTAAGTGATTTAATGGGTGAAGTTGTAGGATGGGTAATGTCTGAAGGCCTTCAAATTACAGGACCACCCTACGGAATATATTACTCTGTTCCATCAGAAACACCACCTGAACAAATGAAATATGAGGTAGGAATACCATTTATAGGTGAGGTAAAGCCCGAAGGTAAGGTGAAAGTAAAAAAAATCCCAGATCAAACGGTTTTATCAGTAGTACATAGGGGACCTTACCATGAGGTAGGACCAACGTACGCGGCTTTGATGGACCATGTTATGAAGGAAGGTTATGAGGTGGTGGGTGCACCAGTGGAGATATACCTTAACAGTCCAATGGAATTCCCTGAAATCGAACTTATGACAGAGATACAATTTCCTGTTGTTAAAAAAGAGAGTTGTTAA
- a CDS encoding MarR family winged helix-turn-helix transcriptional regulator → MNKQVKEAVEYWNLLNKTIHLKHHETARKYDLTLEQFHLLIELNDLELMGLNKGSAPTIGDMAAEIGNAPHTLSERIKRLEKKGFVDKIKDKDDLRINRVKLTVKGQELVKNIRTESKDIFFYSALEKMDKKSLDCLVECFKEILHELS, encoded by the coding sequence ATGAACAAACAGGTAAAAGAAGCTGTTGAATACTGGAATCTTTTAAACAAAACCATACACTTAAAACATCATGAAACTGCCCGAAAATATGATCTAACCTTGGAACAGTTCCATTTACTGATAGAACTGAATGATCTGGAATTAATGGGTTTAAATAAGGGCTCGGCACCCACCATAGGTGATATGGCGGCCGAAATTGGTAACGCACCCCATACATTATCAGAAAGAATAAAAAGGCTTGAAAAGAAGGGTTTTGTGGATAAAATCAAGGATAAAGATGACTTAAGGATAAACAGAGTTAAACTCACAGTTAAAGGCCAAGAACTTGTTAAAAACATAAGAACAGAATCCAAAGACATCTTCTTTTACAGTGCACTGGAAAAAATGGATAAGAAATCCCTGGATTGTCTTGTAGAATGTTTTAAAGAGATACTTCATGAGTTATCTTGA
- a CDS encoding AraC family transcriptional regulator has translation MEVKEKRIDEMKVAYVPYTGSYDRIPEYMQEVGQLVMEKGLEMTGTVYGTYFNSPEDVPEEQLQYEIGFSFNGDAQQEGKLGVKEIPEHTVLAAVHKGPYTQVGPVIQGIVEYAVKNGYDIVGPVTEVYLNDPSLVSESELLTEVRLPVIKMS, from the coding sequence ATGGAAGTGAAGGAAAAAAGGATCGACGAAATGAAGGTAGCTTATGTACCGTATACTGGTAGTTACGATAGGATTCCTGAGTATATGCAGGAAGTAGGGCAGTTAGTAATGGAGAAAGGCCTTGAAATGACAGGTACTGTCTATGGGACTTACTTCAACAGCCCTGAAGATGTGCCAGAGGAACAGCTGCAGTACGAGATAGGATTTTCATTTAATGGTGATGCCCAGCAGGAAGGTAAATTAGGAGTTAAGGAAATACCAGAACATACAGTCCTGGCAGCAGTGCACAAGGGACCTTATACTCAGGTAGGGCCTGTTATTCAGGGTATAGTTGAGTATGCCGTTAAAAATGGCTATGATATTGTGGGACCTGTCACTGAAGTCTATCTCAACGATCCAAGTTTAGTTTCAGAAAGTGAATTGCTCACTGAAGTACGTTTACCAGTAATTAAAATGAGTTAA
- a CDS encoding flavodoxin domain-containing protein: MKALIVYGTRYGTAAEIAEEIGCVMKNDGAEVDLVDSKGLKDFDVSLYDLVVVGSGIKIGKWTKGSLKFLKDNKSALSERNVALFVTCGAANEEDKKDEARKNYLKKVAQENLINEPVAMGLFGSVYDPEIKQGLMYKVTMKFIKKELEKQGIDTSKRHDYRDWDEIRAWAHDL, translated from the coding sequence ATGAAAGCTTTAATAGTATATGGAACTAGATATGGTACAGCCGCAGAAATTGCAGAAGAAATAGGTTGTGTTATGAAAAATGATGGAGCTGAGGTAGATCTAGTGGATTCCAAAGGTCTTAAAGATTTTGATGTTTCTCTATACGATCTGGTGGTTGTGGGAAGCGGGATTAAAATCGGTAAATGGACCAAAGGGTCGCTTAAATTTCTCAAGGACAATAAGTCAGCCCTTTCAGAAAGGAATGTAGCCCTTTTTGTCACCTGCGGCGCTGCCAACGAAGAGGACAAGAAAGATGAAGCACGGAAAAACTACCTGAAAAAAGTGGCTCAGGAAAATCTTATCAATGAACCTGTGGCTATGGGACTTTTTGGTAGTGTATATGACCCTGAAATCAAACAAGGCTTAATGTACAAAGTCACAATGAAGTTTATTAAAAAAGAATTAGAAAAGCAGGGAATAGATACCAGTAAACGCCATGATTACAGGGATTGGGATGAAATAAGGGCATGGGCTCATGATCTGTGA
- a CDS encoding TIGR00288 family NYN domain-containing protein — protein MEKLAVFKDYISLIKESSHVKNVGLLVDGPNMLRKEFNSNLDVVRKIIEQYGNIKVAKVFLNQYASNKLIEAVSNEGFSPMIVAGETDVHMAIEAFELIHNPNVDIVALMTRNTEFFPLVNIAKEHGKKTIVIGAEPFSVALKNSADSTIILRTHQPPCIT, from the coding sequence ATGGAGAAATTAGCTGTATTTAAGGATTACATCTCACTTATTAAAGAAAGTTCGCATGTTAAAAATGTTGGTTTATTGGTAGATGGGCCTAACATGCTCCGAAAAGAATTTAACTCTAATCTTGATGTAGTAAGAAAAATAATAGAGCAATACGGTAATATAAAAGTTGCGAAGGTTTTCCTGAATCAGTACGCTTCAAATAAACTCATAGAAGCAGTATCTAATGAGGGATTCTCACCCATGATCGTGGCTGGGGAAACGGATGTTCATATGGCAATAGAAGCTTTTGAACTCATTCACAATCCTAATGTTGATATAGTTGCCCTTATGACGCGAAATACTGAATTTTTCCCCCTGGTAAACATTGCCAAGGAGCACGGGAAAAAAACCATTGTGATTGGAGCAGAACCATTCAGTGTAGCCCTGAAAAACTCTGCAGACAGTACTATAATTCTTAGGACACATCAACCACCTTGTATTACATGA